The sequence CCCCGCCTTGTCGTTCTGCTTGCTGGCCACTTCGCGCAGCATCTGGGCGCCCATGTTCTCGAACTTGTCTGAGAGTTCGATCTCCTTGGCGACCGTGACGCCGTCCTTGGTCAGGCGCGGGGCGCCGAAGCTTTTCTCGATGACCACGTTTCGGCCCTTCGGGCCCAGCGTGACCTTGACCGCGTTTGCAAGCGTATCCACGCCGCGCAGCATGCGATCACGCGCGTCCGACGCAAACTTCACTTCCTTGGCAGCCATCTGCCTACTCCTTTCGAATTTCCTTCCGTTTGAATTGAGGGGTGAAACGCGGTCAGGCAGCCTTCTTGAGCTCAGTCGCGGCCTCGACCACGCCGAGAATGTCGCTCTCCTTCATGATGAGCAGGTCCTCGCCGTCGATCTTGACCTCGGCGCCCGACCATTTGCCGAACAGGACGCGGTCGCCCGCCTTCAGCGCGAGGGCATGGACCTGACCGCGTTCGTCGCGTGCGCCAGGGCCGACGGCGAGGACCTCGCCCTCCTGCGGCTTTTCCTTGGCGGTGTCGGGGATGATGATGCCGCCCGAGGTCTTTTCCTCGGCTTCGATGCGGCGGACGACCACACGGTCGTGCAAGGGGCGGAAATGCATGCATAACCTCCGGATGCAGAACATGCTGTGATGAGCTCGGCGTTGGCTGACAACGACGAGCGCCGCTCGAGCTAGGGCGATCGTTCCTGAATTCAAGAGGCCGCAATCAAATTTTTTGCGCTCGACCCAAGGGAGCGCTGATTGGCCTCGACGCACGACCTCGGTGGCCTCTTGACGCGCCCCGTGGCGGTCACAAGATGCAAGGCGTCAGCGCGTATCGGAAGAGGAACGACGTAGAACGCCGGGACTAGCCATGAACCAGCCATTCTACAAAATTCACGAGAACCGCCGGGCTCGCCCTGCCCTCTGCGCACATTGGCTCGTGCAATCGGCCGTCTGCAGGCCCGCCTTTTGGATCGATCTGGAGATGTCGCATGGCTGATCGCGGCTTCATCGCACAACTCCAAGGCTACGGCCTTACGACTGCGGAGATCCACTATTACCGGCCTGACGCGCCTTCATTGCTGCAGATTTTCGTTTGGCAGGAATATGACTTGGCCCCGGACTTTCCCGTCCTGTTCGACTTTATGGATTACTGGCGGCGTGAAATCGAAGCCGCCGTCCATTCGGTCCGTATTGCGCATGAAACGCTTATCCGGCCGGCAGAGTGGCGGGCGGTCAACGGGGTCATTTCCGTCCAGTGAGCGCCGATGAGGCTGGCGCGTGTCGCTCGCGGGGCAGCCGCCCAGCACAGGCCGGGGGCCTTATCTGTGGCTGAGGCCATAGCCCGTCGGCGCCCGCAAGAAATCGCCGCCCGGCGTCAATTGAGAAGGCCAGCCCGTGATCTGGCTGCGCGGCCGTCACGCGAATGGGGCCCTCCAAACTAAGCGGTCGCCGCCTCTTTGGCCGCGCGATTTTGGAATCTGACGTCCTTTTCCCCGCATGGTTGGCAGATGACATGAACCATGGTGACGGATCCCACCGGTTCGATACCCAGGCTCATATCATTGGCTGTCGGCTCAACGGCGACCAGTTGCCACATGACGCTCGTGACGACGCCTTCCTCGAAGCGACCACCGATCGAGATACTGATGCATTCGCCAAGGCGGGGAGCCTCCGCCAGTTCAAAATCGTGGGACGGCCCGTCGGCTCCCGAAATCCAGACTCTCACCCTCATGTCGCGCCCCTTTTCCAAAGGCTGTGGTGCCGTGGATAGCTTGGGTGCGGCTCGGAGGCCTCTCCGAGCCAGAGCGCAGACATAGGTCGTCGGGCAGAGCTTTCCAGGCCATCGGCATGGCTCAACTGCCGGCCAGTTGCTGCGCTGGATCGACGCGCAATGGGCGAGGCCCATTGTCTCGCGCGGCCTTAGCCCTTCGGCGCCGTTGCACCTGTGCGGCAATCGTTGAAACGCCCCACGCGGAGCGTCCAAGCCGAACTGCGGCCCAGGACCCGCCGGGAAGATTTTGGAAACTCGAAGGGCTCGCCGAAAAATTTTCAAGCAGAACTCTTGACGAGGTTTAGGCGGCTCCTACCTCCCCGTCGCCGAGTGCGATCAGGCTCGGCAGTCGGAGGCGCCTGTAGCTTCCGGGCGCTTCTCTTAGGTCCAACTTGCTCGTTCGAGGAGATGGAAATGAGAACGGCATACGACTTCTCCCCTCTCTACCGGTCGGTGATCGGCGTCGATCGAATGGCGGATCTCATCGAAACCGCGATGAGAACGGGGGGCGAAAGCCACTATCCGC is a genomic window of Phenylobacterium montanum containing:
- a CDS encoding usg protein; the protein is MADRGFIAQLQGYGLTTAEIHYYRPDAPSLLQIFVWQEYDLAPDFPVLFDFMDYWRREIEAAVHSVRIAHETLIRPAEWRAVNGVISVQ
- the groES gene encoding co-chaperone GroES → MHFRPLHDRVVVRRIEAEEKTSGGIIIPDTAKEKPQEGEVLAVGPGARDERGQVHALALKAGDRVLFGKWSGAEVKIDGEDLLIMKESDILGVVEAATELKKAA